The following proteins are co-located in the Solea solea chromosome 21, fSolSol10.1, whole genome shotgun sequence genome:
- the cpxm2 gene encoding LOW QUALITY PROTEIN: inactive carboxypeptidase-like protein X2 (The sequence of the model RefSeq protein was modified relative to this genomic sequence to represent the inferred CDS: deleted 1 base in 1 codon), whose protein sequence is MTRQHRSLLTPLALLGLLVGFVDLSHGEDEDYYMQELLTREQYNQVQFLEKPVDSTPDRYEHPSQNPDKKVPKGKEDSSRQTDQTTANAKSANNKKGEKNKKSAPKTPDGISDGGQYNSIKDECPPMGLETLKIDDFQLHASSTKRYGLGAHRGRLNIQAGLYEDDLYDGAWCAGRNDPLQWFEVDARRLTKFTGVITQGRSSLWSSDWVTSYKVMVSNDSHTWVTLKNGSGDLIFTANREKEIPVRNIFPAPVVARYIRVNPRSWFNSGNICMRVEILGCPLPDPNNYYRRRNEVITSDDLDFRHHSYKEMRQLMKVVNEMCPNVTRIYNIGKSQTGLKLYAIEISDNPGEHEVGEPEFRYTAGSHGNEVLGRELLLLLMQFMCLEYLSGNQRIRHLVEETRIHLLPSVNPDGYERAFEVGSELSGWSLGRWSADGIDIHHNFPDLNSILWEAEAKKWIPRKVFNHHVPIPEWYLSSNASVALETRALIAWMEKIPFVLGGNLQGGELVVTFPYDKTRSQGVSREQTPTPDDHVFRWLAFSYASTHRLMTDASRRVCHTEDFAKEDGTINGASWHTAAGSMNDFSYLHTNCFELSMYVGCDKFPHESELPEEWENNRESLLVFMEQVHRGIKGVVRDLQGRGIANATISVEGISHDIRTAADGDYWRLLNPGEYKVTARALGYSFTSKKCEVGYEMGATRCDFTIGRTNLSRIKEIMERFNKQPIRLPMRQLQARRSRQRRLGTNVRTRAQIRLQRTPALGLDLCQIPSQSCQRNYFKISKLWVI, encoded by the exons ATGACAAGACAGCACCGCAGCCTCCTCACGCCCCTGGCTCTACTGGGACTCCTCGTGGGGTTTGTGGACCTCAGCCATGGTGAGGATGAGGATTACTACATGCAGGAGTTGCTGACAAGAGAACAGTACAACCAGGTTCAATTCCTGGAGAAGCCAGTGGACTCGACACCTGACAGGTATGAGCACCCAAGCCAAAACCCTGACAAGAAGGTGCCCAAGGGAAAGGAAGACAGCAGCAGGCAGACAGATCAAACCACAGCTAATGCCAAATCAG CGAACAACAAAAAGGGAGAGAAGAACAAAAAGAGCGCCCCGAAAACCCCAGATGGCATCTCAGACGGAGGACAATACAACTCAATAAAAGATG AATGCCCTCCTATGGGACTGGAGACGCTGAAGATTGATGATTTCCAGCTTCATGCGTCAAGCACAAAGCGCTATGGCCTTGGTGCACACAGAGGTCGTCTTAACATTCAG GCAGGCCTTTATGAGGATGACCTCTATGATGGGGCCTGGTGTGCAGGGAGAAATGACCCGCTGCAGTGGTTCGAGGTGGACGCCAGGAGGCTGACCAAGTTCACAGGGGTCATCACACAAGGCAGGAGCTCCCTCTGGTC AAGTGACTGGGTGACCTCGTACAAGGTCATGGTGAGCAACGACAGTCACACCTGGGTAACGCTGAAGAACGGCTCGGGAGACTTG ATCTTCACCGCCAACAGGGAGAAGGAGATCCCAGTCCGGAACATCTTCCCAGCACCGGTGGTCGCCCGGTACATCCGAGTGAACCCTCGCTCTTGGTTTAACAGTGGAAACATCTGTATGAGAGTGGAGATCCTTGGCTGTCCTTTGCCAG ATCCAAATAATTACTACCGCCGGCGCAATGAAGTCATAACGTCCGACGACTTGGACTTCAGACACCACAGCTACAAAGAGATGAGACAG CTCATGAAGGTGGTAAATGAAATGTGCCCCAACGTCACCCGGATCTATAACATAGGAAAGAGCCAGACTGGCCTCAAGCTGTACGCAATCGAGATCTCCGACAATCCCGGGGAACATGAAGTTG GTGAACCTGAGTTTCGTTACACAGCAGGTTCCCATGGTAATGAGGTGCTGGGACGAgagctgctcctcctgctgatgCAGTTCATGTGCCTGGAGTATTTGTCTGGCAACCAGCGCATTCGTCACCTGGTGGAAGAGACCAGAATCCATCTGTTGCCATCTGTCAATCCCGATGGGTACGAGAGAGCCTTTGAAGTG GGTTCGGAGCTCAGTGGTTGGTCTCTGGGTCGATGGAGTGCCGATGGAATAGACATACATCATAACTTCCCCGATCTCAACTCCATACTGTGGGAAGCCGAGGCCAAGAAATGGATCCCACGCAAAGTGTTCAACCACCACGTGCCCATCCCTGAGTGGTACCTGTCCTCAAATGCCTCA GTTGCCTTGGAGACGAGGGCACTGATAGCGTGGATGGAGAAGATACCCTTTGTGCTGGGTGGCAACCTCCAGGGAGGAGAGCTGGTGGTGACCTTCCCATACGACAAAACTCGCTCCCAGGGAGTGAGCAGGGAGCAGACCCCCACCCCGGATGACCACGTCTTCCGCTGGCTGGCCTTCTCTTATGCATCCACCCACCGCCTGATGACTGATGCCAGTCGACGTGTCTGCCACACAGAGGACTTCGCCAAGGAGGACGGCACCATCAACGGGGCGTCCTGGCATACTGCAGCTGGCA GTATGAATGATTTCAGCTATTTGCACACCAACTGCTTTGAGTTGTCGATGTACGTGGGCTGTGACAAATTCCCTCATGAGAGCGAGCTGCCCGAGGAGTGGGAGAACAATCGCGAGTCTCTTCTGGTCTTCATGGAGCAG GTGCATCGCGGGATCAAAGGTGTAGTGAGGGACCTGCAAGGTCGTGGAATAGCCAACGCCACCATCTCTGTGGAGGGCATCAGCCACGATATCCGTACAG ctgCTGATGGCGACTACTGGCGCTTGCTGAATCCCGGAGAGTACAAAGTAACAGCCAGGGCCTTGGGCTACAGCTTCACCAGCAAGAAGTGCGAAGTGGGCTACGAGATGGGCGCCACCAGGTGCGACTTCACCATCGGCCGCACCAACCTGTCACGAATTAAAGAAATCATGGAAAGATTCAACAAGCAGCCCATCAGACTGCCCATGAGGCAACTCCAAGCCCGCAGGTCCAGACAAAGACGTCTGGGGACT AATGTCCGTACGAGAGCTCAGATCAGACTGCAGAGAACTCCAGCCCTGGGACTGGACCTCTGTCAGATTCCTTCACAGAGCTGTCAAAGAAATTACTTTAAAATTTCAAAACTGTGGGTAATTTAA
- the LOC131448125 gene encoding G-protein coupled receptor 26-like, with protein MDTTEVILSVLVVVIIIVSLLSNVLVLVCFLYNPEIRKQVPGLFNLNLTFCNLLLTVSNMPLTLVGLVSKTQPGGDGFCQSVGFLETFLSTNSMLSMAALSIDRWIAVVFPLRYHSKMRHKDAAFALGYTWAHSMSFSTVATCLSWVGYHRLYASCTLANPRASSRTQFVIFTVFFHSFTFLLSFIVLCVTYLKVLKVARFHCKRIDVITMQTLVLLVDIHPSVRQRCLEEQKRRRQRATRKISTFIGTFMLCFAPYVITRIVELFPAVPINPHWGIVSKCLAYSKAACDPFVYSLLRHQYRKTCADIINRLLKRGSLNTSGRGQDNQVSSIPHSGVTERVD; from the exons GTCCAACGTCCTGGTGCTGGTCTGTTTCCTGTACAACCCGGAGATCCGCAAGCAGGTGCCCGGTCTCTTCAACCTCAACCTCACCTTCTGCAACTTGTTGCTGACCGTGTCCAACATGCCGCTCACTCTGGTGGGACTCGTCAGCAAGACTCAGCCGGGAGGGGACGGCTTCTGCCAGAGCGTGGGATTCCTGGAGACCTTCCTGTCCACGAACTCGATGCTGAGCATGGCCGCGCTCAGCATCGACAGGTGGATCGCGGTGGTGTTCCCGCTGAGGTATCACTCCAAAATGCGCCACAAGGACGCGGCGTTTGCGCTCGGCTACACGTGGGCGCACTCCATGTCCTTCTCCACGGTGGCCACCTGCCTCTCCTGGGTGGGATACCACCGGCTTTACGCGTCCTGCACCCTGGCCAACCCCAGGGCGAGCAGCCGGACCCAGTTTGTCATTTTCACCGTGTTTTTCCACTCCTTCACCTTTCTCCTGTCTTTTATAGTGTTATGTGTCACTTACCTCAAAGTACTGAAAGTGGCGAGGTTTCACTGTAAAAGGATCGACGTCATTACAATGCAAACTTTGGTGCTGCTGGTGGATATACATCCCAG CGTCCGCCAGCGTTGCCTGGAGGAGCAGAAACGGCGGCGGCAGAGAGCGACGAGGAAGATCAGCACGTTCATTGGCACCTTCATGCTCTGCTTTGCTCCCTACGTGATCACCAG GATTGTGGAGTTATTTCCAGCAGTGCCTATCAATCCTCACTGGGGCATCGTCTCCAAGTGCTTAGCGTACAGCAAGGCGGCGTGTGACCCCTTCGTGTACTCGCTGCTTCGACACCAGTACAGGAAGACGTGCGCCGACATCATCAATAGGCTGCTGAAGCGCGGCTCCTTGAACACGTCCGGCCGCGGCCAAGACAACCAAGTCAGCAGCATTCCCCACAGTGGAGTGACGGAGAGAGTGGACTGA